CATTCAAATAGACTGTTCGGAAACAGCTGGTGATGTGGTTTAAACTGGACTCTGACACGGTAGCAAAATCTATccctattatattttatatatgtagcATGTTGGATCCGCGGTTTAAGCGTTTGCTGTTTCTAccagagaaaaacagaaaagatgccaAAGCCCATCGCGCCGATTTATTGCATGACTGCGAGACAAACCATTCAGAAACTTCAGGTGAGTTAATAATTCATAGTCATTTGATTTTTAAACTCCTCTTTTTCCGTTTTTGATGCATATTTGACTGTCACAACAGGTGAACAGGAGGGTGCCAACTGCGACGTGGCAACCAGTGCGTTGTCCAGTGAGCCTAAAAACCAAGGCTCGAGGCTGACCTCGAGGAGCTCTTTGGATATCACTACAAAAGACGCAATCCTATGTCAAAGCGGCCAACCAGTGAAGATGAGGTTTAAGATTATTTTCAGACTCCGGACATTCCCACCATCGGTAATCCTCTTGAATGGTGGGCATGTAATGAACACTGGTTTCCTCGGTTAGCCAAGCTGGCTAAATCATATCTTGCTGTCCCTACCACCAGTACAccaagtaaaatatttttttccttgaCTGGCAACACCGTCACGAGGCAAAGATCAAGCCTGCATCCCTGTCATGTCGATGAGCTTATATTTCTTAATGCAAACCAGTGATCCATGAGCTCGACAAAAGACTGTGTGTGGCAAGAGGACGAAAGCAATAACGGCAACGACTTGTGTTAGTCTATTACACACTTTCGAACCGATTGAAGTAAGATTCATTTTGCTCTTGTCATTACTGTTGAAAacgtattaaattaaatgtactcATGTTTTAACTGTTTTACTAATGTTTTAATTAGTTTTAGGAATGCAGTGAGTATGCATGCACATATAGGTAGTTTGGAAATACTACCTAAATGTTAAGATTGCAATGCTTGTAATTGCACTTTCTGTGgcttttttgtgtatgttacatatattttatatgttataattataatgtttttacagtaacactttagtataaggaccaattctcactattaagtagttgcttattagcatgcctattattagcatattggctgtttataagcacttataaagcacatattctgcatgaccatattctacatccctaatcctaccccatacctaaacctaacaactacatTACTaattattaataagcaacaaattaggaGTTAACTAAGCaaagtcatagttaatagtttactaaaaccgagaactggaccttaaaataaagtgttttttgaaaacaaaaataaaaaccgtTTTTACAATTCACGCATGTTACATAATTGTTGCATTAGGCTATGAATTTGTTAACGCTTGTTGACAATAACTAGGTTacgttattttgtattttccaAACTGGTTGAAGTAAGATTAAAATACGATGTGAATGTTAAGATTACAATATTGCTCTTGGACTTCCGGTTGAGGCATGTAGGGAGAGGACGCACACGCGAAGGCTCCCAGATTGCTTTTTCTTACTTtcctttttaaatattgtttctcTGAGCATTTCGATATAACCAACACTGCTCAAACTAGTTTAGTCAACTCCGCATAAGATGAGCAAATATAAAAACACCAAATCAGCCAACACAGTGGAAACCCCGGCTACACGTGCTGCTACGAGTGCGACGGCCAAGCTAGCATCTTTTGCAGCTAACAACTCTCCGACATCAACGAAGGCTTCTGCAGCTCCCAACTGTCTGCAGAATTCGCCAAATAGAGAACCTCACTAAAGGAGGATGTGTCTTCCCTGATCCAAGAGGCTATTAAACCACTGCAGGCTTCAATGTACTCACTACAATCAACAATGAACTCTTTCCAGGGCCGTCTGACCTCCGTTGAGTCTGTGGTTGGTGACAACTTTGAAAGATTAACAGTAGCTGAGGCTACCATTAAAACGCTCCAACACCATAACCAGTCACTTCTGGATCGGATCGACGACCTCGAGAACCGGTCGCGGAGAGTTAACCTCTGTATATTAAACATCCGAAGATGGCAAAGACCCCGTGAAATTCATGTCAGAGGTATTGATGCAAGCGATGGGCCCCGATGTTTTCCCTGCACCGCCTGAGTTGGAGAGAGCCCACCGGACACCGACTTCCAGATCTGGTCGGAGATCATCCCCCTGCACGTTCCTGGTCAGTTTCTCCAGATTTCAACAGAAAGAAGCTGCGTTTCGCTGGGCCAGGAATCACGAGCTCAACTACCAAGGTACCATTATAAGAGTTTACCAAGATGTCAGCGCAATGCTCGCTAAAAAGAGAGCTGCGTTTAACAGCATTAAACAAGCCTTGTACCGGAGGAACGTCAGATTCCACCTGCTATACCCGGCTGCGCGTGATGTGCGAGGAAGTTGTGCTCACCTTCGACTCACCCGATGAAGCTCAGAAGTTTCTCGATCAGAAGTTCAGTAAGGAGTAAGACTATATATGTCGCGGTTTGGTCTGTGCAGCCTGGAGATGGTTAATCACCTGAGTTTGAAGGCTTGTGAGATCACCTCTTCAACCTACTACGTCAGCCATTGGTCCTAGGACTCAAGGTATGAAAACCCACTGACGTTATTGCTGGACTAATCggtattatactgtatacaagTACATATCTGGAACTCTTCTACTGTACTGACCGCTTATGTCGCTTTTCAATATTTATGTTATATGCTGTTGTTGTGTGCACGTTTTCATATATGCTCGGTTGTTCTACAGGTGTTGTATTACTTagtcatctttttttttttttttttaacatatcaTAATCACTGGGAGACTTCCTGGGCAAAAGTGTCAAGAGGAATGTATCGCCGGAAGTTTTTGGAAATAGTGTTTAGCCTGCAGCTTGCCTCTGGGAAAAGGACAAGTATAGGCTTAGTTCTAGTTCTGTTTATGTTCTGGGTATGGGATAGGGAAAAGGACACCACTAAATTTTTGCAACAAATGTTCACCTTTGTTCACTTAAGAAACAAACATAACTGTGTACTTTATTACAATCATTGCTCTAACTTATTTCTCCTTActattcttttcatttttattttttatagttaaaCATGATAGATGGTACTGATGCAAAGAGGGCTGCTATACGATTCATTAGCTGGAATGTAAAAGGTTTAAATGGGCCTGTTAAAAGTGCCAGAATATCTAATCACCTAAAATACTTAAAATGTGATGTTGCATTTCTACAGGAAACTCATCTACTGGTTGAAGATCAAGTCAAGACTTATAAAAGGTTGGGTGGGGAATGTATTCCATTCCAATCTCAACTCTAAAACTTGTGGAACAGCCATATTGATTCATAAAAGAATCCACACTGTAAAATGTTTGACCGTAACTTCACAGTGTATTTCTGGCTTCTGGTTGCATGACTTTCACAGTATACTGCAGTATGTAACTTCACAGTAAATTACTAGCTTCTGGTTGCATGACTTTCACAGTATGCTGCAGTATGTGACTTCACAGTAAATTACCGGCTTCTGGTTGCTTTCACAGTAACTCACTGTGTCATGTTTGCAGTAAAGAGTTGTAAATTAACTGTTGTGTACTGTGCCCTCACAGTATGTATGCCATTGTATTACTGTGATTTCATAGAATGCTCCAGTGAAACTAGTTTAATTAACTGTGAAGTTAAAGTTCCTGTCTGTCACACTACTGTTATTTAGCAGTTCAGTGttgtacaattattatactAAACCGTGAATAAATGTCTGTCCGTTTATTGTGAGGTTGCAGTGGCTGCTGTGAAAGTGATGGTTTTTAACTGAACAGTAAGTGCCAGATAAGGATCAGATTAGCTAAAATCTTAAAATTAAATATCTGTGATTCACCAGTTGGCCAGCTGCAGAATTACAGTGTAAAGTGAACCAATTACACACTCATGACAATTCACGGCTATACCTCAGCAGCCAATAATGTGCTTTTAATTTACacttaaaaatatgatttttatctGATAGCCCATCAATACAGAATAACACTGAGAAGACCGAGAACCTGTTTTAAAGTAAACAAGCAGAAACAGTTtgacatattatttattttaatacagtttctCTAAATATTTCAGCTATGACACACAGATCATGACTCTTTATGAAACCAAGACAGGCTGAACCAAGAATATGTTCAGCTAGAATCTAACtgaaaaaccaaacaacataacTTAACAAAAGCTTGACCATGCCGGTATTAGGTTGGTTTTGACTGCTTACTCTGTCATCCATTCGAAATCAATGAGTTTTCTTATAAATGTACAAACTTGCTGGTTTATTTGCCCTTTATGCCTCTTTGACTTTGTGCCAGCCTCTGGATTTATGCCCAGAAAGCACCTATAAACAAAAAAGCAGAGAGAAAAGCTGTTAGTTTCATCCAAATGGGATGAAAAAGGTTTCAGTCCTCAGTCACCATCTTCAGTGGTGTAATGACTGCGCCAAATCAGACACAcaataattagttacttttcTTTCAATATAATTGTAAGCCTCTCCTTTAACAGGCAAGCTAATCACCAGGGACTGTTACTACCAAACTAACAAGTTAACACCTTGAGGCAAAAACACAACTATGGTGGCAATAGCAACCCATGCCGAATGTTCAAGAGAATACTTTTTTGGAAATAATATTTGATCTTTGAGAAAATATTTTGGGATACTGAGCTGTAACTTGTAACCatcagaaataaaacaaaaaactcttgaaatatttcactgtttgtgtaataaatttataatcaaatttactttttttggaataaaaatacaaaatataaagaaCTTGTCCATGGCAATCTAATTTGTGAGATTCAcctgtatatttgtgtatgttaAAATACTGTGTACAGTGTTTAGTGTAGTAAATAGAGTTGATAATATCACACATGATGTTTGTAGTTCATGCTCATAATTCAGAGTCTCTTATTCTGTTGAGAGCAAAACTGAAGTTATCTCAGTTTGAGCAAGGTGACATTACTGTGGTTCTGTTAAACTGCaaccatttaaataacattgtaACTGCTGTCGTTCTGCACAACACATCCAAACTTTCCTGGTTTAACCcaccaaataaaaaacaagcacTCAATTACAATATAATTGTAGACACTACCTTTGAATAAATTCCAGAGTGCAAGCAGCATCTTCAGCATACTGTAAATTTAAATTGTAGTAGCTGGCAAAAATAGCACACAGACCAGTTGTGAAGTCTGGATGAGGTCCCACAACTACTTCACCATCCAAAGACAACATCCATGCCCTTGGCCTTGTTGTGTTACCTGAAACGAAACCATATATAGTCATCATGCCTGACAAATCTTGAATATCAGGATATTTCACACAGCACTATATCAAAAAACAATCCAGTAAATGGGTTAATGTATAAAACAAACTGGGTCAAAATTACCCAGCATTTGTTCTGTCTAATATTTACCCAGTGCTGGGTTGCCAAATAAACCAGAAATAGTTTCTTTTTTAGTTTAGGAACTCTTAGAAGAAAACAACAGTTCCTACAAGAAACTACTCATTTAGACATCAACATTACCTTGGACAATCAAGCGAGGAGTACTTGTTAGGGTGATAGTACTTTTAATGTCAGTGGCTGTGGCACAAGTCtgcaaaaagtaataaatcaatAGATTAAGTGTAGAATAAGACTATAGTTAATAATATGTACAACATATGGTACCAAAGAGTCAAAATCTGTGCACAAACCATCCCTTGACCCCATCAATTATCCCTGTACCCCTTTGGTACAGTTTAGATTGTGATTATGACTTTGTGTAATGTATTCACTGTACACTCACCAAGCATTTCAGCTATAAGTCTCAGCTACGACTATAAAAATGCAGATACAGGACAGCAACATAGACCATATATCTAAAAAGACAACATGACAGTGCATTTGTACAAACAGGGCTTAGTGGTAAAGCAGGTCATCAGCCAACTGGAAGGTTAGTGGTTTGATCCTGGTTTTACCCAGACCACAAGTTAAACTGTCCTTGCCATGTGTCTTCAGTGTGTGAAAGTGGATGATTGTGTGTTCAAAAGTTCATTTACAGtttacaacaaacaaaatgcCTAATGCGACAATTAATCTATACTTACATCAACTTCAAGCACAATGGCATCCTTGGGCTCTTTGAAGTATGCCATCACAAGGAGAAGAATGCACGCTGCCTTCTCTGAATCCTCGGGTTCAAAACAAGTCAAAACACTTTTCACCCTTTGATGACACTTGACCTCCTGGCAGAACCTCATAATAGTGTTGCCTTTTCTATCCAGGGCCTCTCGAAACTTGGTAAGGATGGGGATATCAGTCAAGAGAGTGAAGTGTGAAAAAAAACCTGGAAAGCAACACAGACATAGACACATACAGTTGAGCAGCGATACTTATGTAATGCTGTGTATTTTGGGGTATTTGATAACAGTTTACAACacagctcaaccaatcagaatcaacaATCATAGTGGCctctttaaaatatgtattttaaaacaaacacattgcGACCATAGACTGCATATTAAGATAGATGACATGtctccacccctcccccagACAAAAATATCCCAGATACGGTGCAGTTATCTTGAGTTCTTTTTCCACTTATTACACAGTGACCTGTGTTGGTTGAAACACAGTGGTCTGTGTAAAAATACACCATGTAAAATAAGGGAACTTTTACAGTGTGCCTTGGAAGGTTTCTGAATCAAATTCGCATTTTACTTTTTGGATTAAGACTATATTCGGCTAATGGCATGAGCCTTGTGCTTCACAAAATCAAAATTTAGGAAAAAAACCTCTTGGTGAAAAGAGAAAAGGCCATTCCTCCTTTAACACTGCAATGGTTGGTGGAGGCACACTATTAAGATAGCGTCGCTGGATGACATAGGTCTTCTCCATCAGAGGATCAGCTCTCTCAGCACCACTCATGCCTTCCTTTGAATAGATGTCAAGGAGCTGACGTTTGATGCCATCCAATGATGCCTCAGTTTCACCAGGAGGAATTTCTAAAGGACCCCATCTTACACAGCCATACTGATCTACAGGGCCTCTTTGCATCGCTCTGCCTTCATCTGGAACCTCACTTCGTGGCCTTCTCTCCCTGCGTCGTCTCCCAAGAGtattgttcctgtttttatacTCCACCCTAGTTTTAATTTGCTGCAGAAGAGAATAACAACCATCTCCAAGGACGTCTCCATTTTTTGCCACATCAGCAAAACATTCTGGATGGCTCCTTATAATGCTTCGAACAACACTGTGACAAATTGCTCTGGTTGGGTTAGGTTCATGCTCCAACATCTGATCCACCACTGCCTTCACCATATCTTTTCTATCGCCTGGTGATGGTCTTGTTTTATTTGCTATTGCCCTTCGAATTGCTGCTGGCATTCTAGCCCAGTTGACCTGGAAGTCTGCATGCCATGGTCTGCCAAGCTGAAAAGAGGGAGAGGAAACTGGTTCTTGAGTGCATGGAGAGGTGGCAGGTATGGTGCAAGGAGTGTTCGAGGAGCTGGGGGCGTGAGCTGAAGAGGTGACAGGAACCAGATCCAGTTGACCTACTGCAAGTCCTACAAATATGACAACAGAATAATACATGGAGAATGAAAAAATCCTACCGGGAGGGAAAAGAATGACTATATTTTGCCGCTGCATGCCATATTTGGTAAACAGATTGGCTTCATCTTTCAAGCAACTATAGGCTTCTCACCTACTGTAACTTTGTGAGTACAAAATATGTTATTGATAGAAAAACAACCTGATATCCCAATAATGATAAGAATAGTAGTATCAATAAAATGCCACATACTCCCATTTGTCCCATTTGTTGCACAACCTATAATaaataacacataaataaactgccaaaataaaaaaaactgccacataaactgtaaaaaaaagttacatGTTATACATTTGCACATGCATTTATGGGCTTCTTCGAAAATATTATTGACCTTGATTTTATGCACTCTATGTATATGAATTaactttagattttagatttagattcaatttattgtcactgcacatgtacaagtacaaggcaatgaaatgtgacctctgcatttaacccatccagagagtagtgaacacacgcacagcaagtggtgaccacacgtacccccagagcagtgggcagctatcactgcagcgctcggggagcaagtaggggtaaggtgccttgctcaagggctcctcagttgttacccgccggccctgggaatcaaaccggcaaccttctggtcatgagtccgactctctaaccattaggccacaactgccccacaACTGCCCCATCAATTCAAGTTTAAGTTATTCCACTTTAACATGGTACAATATCAAAATAGTTACCTTGAAAGCCATTCAGTAACTTTCGACACTGAATAGGTCGAAGGTATTGCTCTAGATCTCTTTCTTGTACCAATGCAAGGTCTTCCTTGTTTTCCACACCAAGCTCTTGCAACCCATTCAGCAATGAAGTCAGAGTTTCGTGAGAGAGGCCCGGTAAGAATGACAACACCAAATCTTTCACCCTTACATCATCCATTTTCTAAATAGAAAGTTTGGGCATACATGAAAACAATTTCATTTGTCAATTGACTATGGTCTTATACACTACTTTGAGTTTTTTTACTGTAACAGACTGGACAACACCTTTCTGTCATACTGTCTATGACTATATAATGCATTTTTACATCTTAACTTGtaaacagactataaaataCTTAAATTGGCCATGTAATGAATGataaatgactttttttaaactaaGCACAATTTCACAATCAactatttttccttttcttgGGATCACTGTGATAAGAACATGTACTAGAGAACATAGAAAAAATGTAGCAAAGGACATCCTGTGGGCTCGAAAAGCACACCCATCAAGTTCACAAACTGGGTGTGCATTTTTCTCATTACATTGAATCCAGCTACCTACACTATATTGCCAAAAGTATTGGGTCACCCCCTTTTAATAAACAGGTTTGACTACTTTATTAATTTCCGTGGGTACCAATCTTAATGTTATAGGATATAATGATATTCTATGGAATTGTGTGCTTCTAATTTTATAGCAACAGTTTGGAAAAGGGCCCTTTtcttttccaacatgacaatgcccctGTGTATAGGACAAGGTTCAGAAAGAAATGACTGATTCAGCTTAAGGTGAGCTTGTAACTGTACAAAACGGAGCCACACATTTTAAGGGAGTTTCAAATTGCTTGCTATGTTTCACAATTGAGCCAAGCCCTTTATGCTTTCTATACATACGAGACCTCAAAACATTTGCTTTGCGATATTTCTGAGTGCATTCAAGCACACCACAATGGTACTTATAGTTAGGGTTGCTATGCAGTTTTGCGTGCAAAATAAACTCAACAACAGTCTGAGACACATGCTCACACAACCTGAATTTACAGATGAACATTGTTCTATTTAGTTGCAAAAGAAATATCAAGCTAACAGTGATTTAAAACTAACAATGCTGGGATTTTGGATATAGCTAGCAGTCTCCCCTAACAACGCCAAGTAAACAAATTAGGATCACACACAAGAATAACTAAACATTACTGAGGCACATAAAAAGTCATGGCCAATATatacaccagtggttctcaagtCTCAATGAAATTAGCCCTGAccctaataaaacacaaatgaagaagcTTACTAAAGAACTTAATGCAGTGCTGCGAACATTATTTGTAGATTTGCTCTTGCAGTGCTTTAATGTCAAACATAGGTCAATCTGTGCAGTTGCATAATGAGCTTGATTAatcttgttcaggtgtgtttgattatggTCAGGGCTAATTTTAGCAGGAAAGTGGAATTCTCTGCCAGAGTTGAGAAAACAGCAAAGAGGGAGCTGCTAACATTAGTAATTTGTGATTAATTTATGCTACATTTGTCCTAATCCACAACACTGTAATTTCTCAGTCACAAAAATGGTCACAATACCTACCATATCTTACCTTATAACCACAGAAAAATGCTGTGGTGAGAACCTATAAGGAATGAGAAAACACTGTTGTGACAAAGAGCAAAACCAATGTTACACACATACTGAtctgaatcaaagcaacctcctagGGGGTGATCACTACattacttttaaaatctgtacacatttttattttttaactataCTTCATACACTTGCcaactttattaacattttcattGAAAACAATACGTAATAgaatctgcagactggcgcagactttctgcaacaactccagactgaaaatcgGGGCAAAAATCTGAGCAAATGTCAGAGAGTGATAACAGAATTCCTGAGAGAACCTTTGAGTGAAgaatttttttgagtgaactatacTATATTAAACTTTTTGTGCAGTTACAGACACAATACACAATTGTGTATTGTGATGTCAGGCAATTAAAAACTTTTGATTGTGTTGTGGCATTAATGTGTGTAAGTTGTGAAGCACTTTAGTGTGATATTTAATCAGTATTATGGCTGATGTCATATTAAtagcaggtgcaaaagtgatattgattcaatgaaattaacattgacaaatcaaccatttttaacattgattcaatggtttgGACCTGTTAGCTTGCTGTCTGGGTACCTTTGTACCC
This sequence is a window from Triplophysa rosa linkage group LG4, Trosa_1v2, whole genome shotgun sequence. Protein-coding genes within it:
- the LOC130552819 gene encoding uncharacterized protein LOC130552819 — protein: MDDVRVKDLVLSFLPGLSHETLTSLLNGLQELGVENKEDLALVQERDLEQYLRPIQCRKLLNGFQGLAVGQLDLVPVTSSAHAPSSSNTPCTIPATSPCTQEPVSSPSFQLGRPWHADFQVNWARMPAAIRRAIANKTRPSPGDRKDMVKAVVDQMLEHEPNPTRAICHSVVRSIIRSHPECFADVAKNGDVLGDGCYSLLQQIKTRVEYKNRNNTLGRRRRERRPRSEVPDEGRAMQRGPVDQYGCVRWGPLEIPPGETEASLDGIKRQLLDIYSKEGMSGAERADPLMEKTYVIQRRYLNSVPPPTIAVLKEEWPFLFSPRGFFSHFTLLTDIPILTKFREALDRKGNTIMRFCQEVKCHQRVKSVLTCFEPEDSEKAACILLLVMAYFKEPKDAIVLEVDTCATATDIKSTITLTSTPRLIVQGNTTRPRAWMLSLDGEVVVGPHPDFTTGLCAIFASYYNLNLQYAEDAACTLEFIQRCFLGINPEAGTKSKRHKGQINQQVCTFIRKLIDFEWMTE